In one Thermosipho ferrireducens genomic region, the following are encoded:
- the feoB gene encoding ferrous iron transport protein B — translation MIVSVGLVGNPNVGKTSIFNTLVGARQYIANWPGVTVTKVEGATEWRGNILRIIDLPGTYSLTAQSTDEKITRNFLFYSPPDVTVLIADSINPEQSFYLLIETLEVTTNVILAMNSIDEAKRLGIKIDRYELEKHFGVPVVFTSAKTGEGVSELKDRILEVAKGKVSKKVLFSYGEFEKNITSIEKLIPENLYQNKRFVALKILEGDRDFLKVINSKTELPEDFVESSKSKIATVRYSHVRNVIKEAYSGESLSIQKTINDKIDHILTHKYFGIPLLILIMYLVFKFTFDVVQPLSDLLDVGFSALGEYIKSFGDNAFLSLIADGVIGGVGGVLVFIPNIFALFFALGILEETGYLPRAAFVVDRIMYKMKLSGRAFISLLLGFGCNVPSIMSTRGLNDEKERISTIIAAPFVSCSARLPVYLMIVGIFFPKYRGEILFSIYFVSILLTALSAIIINKIFFKGEEVPLIMELPRYRIPTLKNIYIYMWNKGSHFIKKAGTIIFATSILVWFVSYFPDNGNVETSYAAYIGKFLEPVLKPLGFNWQVGTALFFGGIAKEVIVSTFAMLYGFAEENLQMAKVALTTSLTPVSAYALLLFVLAYIPCFATLATIRSETGKWKWVAVSVGYSLTLAYTLSLIFVGIMNLLIK, via the coding sequence ATGATCGTGTCTGTGGGGCTTGTAGGAAATCCTAATGTTGGGAAAACGAGTATTTTCAATACTTTAGTTGGAGCAAGGCAGTATATTGCAAATTGGCCGGGCGTAACTGTTACAAAAGTTGAAGGAGCTACCGAATGGCGTGGAAATATTCTTCGTATTATTGATTTGCCTGGAACTTACAGTTTGACTGCACAAAGTACTGATGAAAAGATTACAAGAAATTTTTTATTTTATTCTCCACCAGATGTGACTGTTTTAATAGCAGATAGTATAAATCCAGAGCAGAGTTTTTATCTCCTTATTGAGACTCTTGAAGTAACAACAAATGTTATACTTGCAATGAATTCTATTGATGAAGCAAAAAGGCTGGGCATAAAAATAGACCGATACGAACTTGAGAAACATTTCGGAGTCCCTGTGGTTTTCACATCTGCCAAAACGGGGGAAGGTGTATCAGAGCTGAAAGATAGGATTCTTGAAGTTGCAAAAGGGAAGGTTTCAAAAAAGGTTCTTTTTAGTTACGGTGAATTTGAGAAAAATATCACATCTATAGAAAAACTTATACCTGAAAATTTATATCAAAATAAAAGATTTGTAGCATTAAAAATCCTGGAAGGAGACAGAGATTTTCTAAAAGTTATAAACAGTAAAACAGAGCTACCAGAGGATTTTGTTGAATCTTCTAAGTCAAAAATAGCAACTGTAAGATATTCCCATGTAAGAAACGTTATAAAAGAAGCTTATTCTGGAGAGTCGTTGAGTATCCAGAAAACAATTAATGATAAAATTGATCATATTTTAACGCATAAATATTTTGGGATACCGTTGCTTATATTAATAATGTACCTTGTTTTTAAATTTACTTTTGATGTAGTTCAACCACTTTCTGACCTTCTGGATGTAGGATTTTCAGCGCTTGGTGAATATATAAAAAGTTTTGGGGATAATGCGTTTCTTTCATTAATTGCAGATGGAGTTATTGGTGGTGTTGGAGGTGTTCTCGTATTTATACCAAATATATTCGCATTGTTTTTCGCTTTAGGGATTCTTGAGGAGACTGGTTATTTGCCCCGTGCAGCTTTTGTTGTTGATAGGATAATGTATAAAATGAAACTTTCGGGAAGAGCTTTTATATCACTCCTTCTTGGTTTTGGGTGTAATGTACCTTCCATAATGAGTACTCGAGGACTTAATGACGAGAAAGAAAGAATTAGTACAATAATTGCCGCGCCGTTTGTGTCGTGTAGTGCAAGACTCCCTGTGTATCTCATGATAGTGGGAATTTTCTTTCCAAAATATAGGGGGGAAATTTTGTTCTCAATATATTTTGTGAGCATTTTGTTAACGGCTCTTTCAGCAATTATAATAAATAAAATATTTTTCAAAGGAGAGGAAGTTCCGCTTATAATGGAACTACCTCGTTATAGAATACCTACGTTGAAGAACATTTATATTTATATGTGGAATAAGGGGAGTCATTTTATAAAAAAAGCGGGAACAATAATATTTGCAACAAGTATTCTTGTTTGGTTTGTTTCATACTTTCCAGATAACGGAAATGTTGAAACGAGTTATGCGGCTTACATAGGAAAATTTTTGGAACCTGTGCTTAAACCGTTAGGATTCAACTGGCAGGTAGGAACCGCTTTGTTTTTCGGAGGAATTGCGAAAGAAGTTATAGTTTCCACTTTTGCAATGCTTTATGGTTTTGCTGAAGAAAATCTTCAAATGGCAAAAGTGGCGTTGACTACTTCATTAACTCCGGTATCAGCGTATGCATTACTTTTATTTGTACTTGCTTACATTCCGTGTTTTGCAACTCTTGCAACAATTCGCTCCGAAACTGGAAAATGGAAATGGGTCGCTGTTTCTGTGGGTTATAGTCTTACACTGGCTTATACACTTTCGTTAATTTTTGTTGGTATAATGAATCTATTAATAAAGTAG
- a CDS encoding ABC transporter ATP-binding protein — translation MERKPLLSVKNLKTYFYTEDGIVKAVDGVDFEVYEGETLGIVGESGSGKSVTSLSILRLLDEKGKIEDGEIIFEGKNLLELDEDEMRKIRGNDIAMIFQEPMVALNPVFTVGEQIMEAILLHQDVSKNEARKMAIDMLKKVGIPEPEKRVDEYPHELSGGMRQRAMIAMALSCKPKLLIADEPTTALDVTIQAQILELMKELQREYGMAIILITHDVGVIAENADRVVVMYGGMVMETAEVKELFKETRHPYTWGLLNSIPRLDIEQERLYNIPGIVPDPLHFPPGCRFNTRCEFVEGKCKKEIPPLYEVNKNHLSRCFFYKKVEEAQKINKAGESA, via the coding sequence TTGGAGAGGAAACCACTTCTCAGCGTGAAAAATTTAAAAACATATTTCTATACAGAAGATGGCATTGTTAAAGCTGTTGATGGTGTCGATTTTGAAGTTTATGAAGGAGAAACCTTAGGAATAGTTGGTGAATCTGGTAGTGGAAAAAGTGTTACTTCTCTTTCTATATTGAGGTTGCTGGATGAAAAAGGGAAAATCGAAGATGGTGAAATAATTTTTGAAGGAAAAAATCTTTTGGAACTTGATGAAGATGAAATGAGAAAAATAAGAGGAAATGATATAGCAATGATTTTTCAGGAGCCAATGGTAGCTTTAAATCCTGTGTTTACTGTAGGAGAACAAATAATGGAAGCAATTCTTCTCCACCAGGATGTAAGTAAAAACGAAGCGAGAAAAATGGCCATTGATATGCTTAAAAAGGTTGGTATTCCAGAACCTGAAAAGCGTGTTGACGAATATCCACATGAACTTTCCGGTGGTATGCGCCAGAGGGCAATGATCGCCATGGCTCTTTCCTGTAAACCCAAATTGTTAATTGCAGATGAACCAACCACTGCTCTTGATGTGACTATTCAAGCTCAAATTCTTGAGTTAATGAAGGAACTTCAAAGAGAATATGGTATGGCAATAATACTTATCACACATGATGTTGGAGTTATTGCTGAAAATGCTGATAGGGTTGTTGTGATGTACGGTGGAATGGTTATGGAAACTGCCGAGGTAAAAGAACTTTTCAAAGAAACGAGACATCCATACACATGGGGACTTTTGAACTCCATACCAAGACTTGATATAGAACAGGAAAGACTTTATAATATTCCAGGAATTGTTCCCGATCCGTTACACTTTCCACCTGGATGTAGGTTTAACACAAGATGTGAATTTGTGGAGGGAAAGTGTAAGAAAGAAATACCACCACTTTATGAAGTTAATAAGAATCACCTATCCAGATGTTTCTTCTACAAAAAAGTTGAAGAAGCGCAGAAAATTAACAAGGCTGGTGAAAGCGCATGA
- a CDS encoding ABC transporter permease, whose amino-acid sequence MNTETKRILRKLFKNPSAVLGFSLLIFFTLVALFAPLLAPPINPLFPDENGNPMKLDNPYIMPILSWNSDPVAPSKDHPFGMIAGRDIYYGVVWGTRTAFKIGLIVVIASTLIGLVIGSIAGYFGGWIDEVLMRITDVFLSIPFLLAAMVLTTILGSGLDKVMIAMIVFGWMATARLIRANILQVKEEQYVLAAKALGIKNFVIILRHILPNTIFPVLVQSTMRLGSLVITAAALSFLGLGAPIGYADWGSMLNYTRNYILGASGQAFAYWYTVFYPGVAMVLFVLAWNLVGDALRDVFDPKLK is encoded by the coding sequence GTGAATACTGAAACCAAAAGAATTTTAAGAAAACTATTTAAGAATCCATCAGCTGTTTTAGGTTTTTCTCTTTTGATATTTTTCACGTTAGTAGCGTTATTTGCTCCTTTGTTAGCACCACCAATAAATCCTTTATTTCCTGATGAAAACGGTAATCCAATGAAACTCGATAATCCATATATTATGCCAATTTTGAGCTGGAATTCGGATCCTGTGGCACCGAGTAAAGATCATCCTTTCGGTATGATTGCCGGGCGCGATATTTATTACGGGGTTGTCTGGGGAACAAGAACAGCGTTTAAGATAGGATTGATAGTGGTTATAGCTTCAACGCTTATAGGTCTTGTAATAGGTTCAATAGCCGGATATTTTGGAGGATGGATTGATGAAGTGTTGATGCGAATTACCGATGTTTTTCTATCAATACCGTTTCTTTTAGCGGCTATGGTTCTTACTACAATTCTTGGAAGTGGTCTTGATAAAGTTATGATCGCTATGATTGTATTTGGATGGATGGCTACAGCTCGTCTTATACGTGCAAACATATTACAGGTTAAGGAAGAACAATATGTTCTTGCTGCAAAAGCTCTTGGGATAAAGAATTTTGTAATAATATTAAGACATATACTTCCAAATACAATTTTCCCCGTTTTAGTACAGTCAACAATGAGATTGGGCTCGTTAGTTATAACTGCTGCTGCGTTATCCTTTTTAGGATTAGGAGCGCCTATAGGATATGCAGATTGGGGTTCAATGCTTAACTATACGAGAAATTATATACTTGGTGCAAGTGGTCAGGCATTTGCGTATTGGTACACAGTTTTCTATCCAGGTGTAGCGATGGTTCTGTTTGTGCTTGCATGGAATCTGGTAGGAGATGCTCTTAGGGATGTATTTGATCCGAAATTGAAATAA
- a CDS encoding ABC transporter ATP-binding protein, whose protein sequence is MSDKKVLVSVKNLVKHFPIRAGVFKRVVAWVRAVDDISFDIYEGETLGLVGESGCGKTTAGMTILRLYEPTSGRIIVGEEDTTYYFLPRYKAAKYLKNTYVKKFETEDPETFTGVDKKYYEMYKKLGKDGFLKEMLDNIKEKRSEFRKTMQIVFQDPYSSLNPRLRVKTIVSEGPVLHGTIKKSNVIDKVKEALEEVGIHGGHMYRFPHEFSGGQRQRIGIARALLMNPKLIVADEAVAALDVSIRSQVINLMLDLQKKHNLTYLFISHDLSVIKYISDRVIVMYLGKIAEMAPKNILFEEPLHPYTKALMSAIPVPNPEYKKKRIILQGDVPSPVNPPKGCRFHPRCPVAKEICSKQEPQLKELNPGHYVACHFPGTLK, encoded by the coding sequence ATGAGTGATAAAAAAGTATTGGTAAGTGTAAAAAACCTTGTAAAACACTTTCCAATAAGAGCAGGAGTGTTCAAAAGGGTAGTCGCGTGGGTGCGTGCAGTTGATGACATTAGTTTTGATATATATGAAGGAGAAACGCTTGGATTAGTGGGTGAATCTGGTTGTGGTAAAACAACTGCGGGAATGACAATACTGAGGCTATATGAGCCTACTTCTGGAAGAATAATTGTCGGAGAAGAAGATACTACTTATTACTTTTTGCCCAGATATAAGGCAGCAAAATATTTAAAAAATACTTATGTAAAAAAGTTTGAAACAGAAGATCCAGAAACATTTACAGGAGTGGACAAGAAATATTATGAAATGTATAAAAAACTTGGTAAAGATGGCTTTTTAAAAGAGATGCTGGATAATATAAAGGAAAAGAGATCTGAATTTAGAAAAACCATGCAAATAGTTTTTCAGGATCCATATAGTTCACTCAATCCAAGACTTAGAGTGAAAACTATAGTTTCAGAAGGACCTGTACTTCATGGAACAATAAAAAAGTCAAATGTGATTGACAAGGTAAAAGAAGCTTTAGAAGAAGTTGGAATCCACGGTGGTCACATGTATAGATTTCCACATGAATTTTCTGGTGGTCAGAGGCAAAGAATTGGTATAGCAAGGGCTTTATTGATGAATCCTAAACTAATAGTAGCTGATGAAGCCGTAGCTGCTTTGGACGTTTCAATAAGATCGCAGGTAATAAATTTGATGCTTGACCTTCAGAAAAAACATAACCTAACATATTTATTCATTTCACATGACCTGTCAGTCATAAAATATATCTCTGATAGGGTAATTGTTATGTACCTTGGTAAAATTGCTGAAATGGCTCCAAAAAACATATTATTTGAAGAACCTCTGCACCCATATACAAAAGCTTTAATGAGTGCTATACCTGTACCAAATCCAGAGTATAAAAAGAAACGAATAATTCTTCAAGGAGACGTTCCAAGTCCTGTTAATCCTCCAAAAGGGTGTAGGTTCCATCCAAGATGTCCGGTGGCAAAAGAGATTTGTTCAAAACAGGAACCACAACTTAAGGAATTAAATCCAGGACATTATGTCGCGTGTCATTTCCCTGGAACGTTAAAATAA
- a CDS encoding ABC transporter permease — translation MTAYIIRRLLLLPLILFGVTLIIFSFTEILGPDKLLSAYVNPNVFDKLSNEELDALKAKYGLDAPMWERYFKWLGGVLKGDLGWSVTAKQPVADAIKERIPYTIELALYAMIPVIGVGIWLGVSAAVHRDKFLDHFIRIFAIVGWSLPDFVFGLIVLMVFYSVLGWFPPGTLSNWADAVVKSPEFKNITHLVTIDALLNGRFDIFWDALRHLIGPILTISWLWWAYLLRITRSSMLEVLGKEYVRTARAKGVAEKDVINKHAKKNAMIPVITVAGAMVIGLLSGTVIVEVIFNRIGMGRFTAQAATQLDYAAILGGVLFYSTVLIVGNLIIDILYAAIDPRIRLG, via the coding sequence TTGACTGCGTACATTATAAGAAGACTTTTGTTACTTCCTCTGATTCTCTTTGGAGTGACCCTCATTATCTTTAGCTTCACTGAAATTCTTGGCCCAGACAAATTACTCTCAGCATATGTTAACCCAAACGTTTTTGACAAACTTTCCAACGAAGAACTTGACGCATTAAAGGCAAAGTATGGATTAGACGCTCCCATGTGGGAAAGATATTTCAAATGGTTAGGAGGAGTTTTAAAAGGAGACCTTGGTTGGTCTGTTACAGCCAAACAGCCTGTTGCTGATGCTATTAAAGAAAGGATACCTTATACAATTGAGCTAGCTCTTTACGCAATGATACCAGTTATAGGTGTTGGTATATGGCTTGGGGTTTCCGCGGCGGTGCATCGTGATAAATTTCTCGATCATTTTATAAGAATATTTGCAATTGTTGGTTGGTCATTGCCTGATTTTGTTTTCGGACTGATAGTATTAATGGTATTTTATTCGGTACTTGGATGGTTTCCACCTGGTACGTTAAGTAATTGGGCTGACGCTGTTGTGAAATCTCCAGAATTTAAAAATATTACTCATCTTGTTACTATAGATGCCCTGTTAAACGGTAGATTTGACATATTCTGGGATGCTTTAAGGCATTTAATTGGTCCAATTCTAACAATTTCATGGCTCTGGTGGGCATACCTTTTGAGAATAACACGTTCAAGTATGCTTGAAGTTCTTGGAAAAGAATATGTAAGAACAGCAAGAGCGAAAGGTGTTGCCGAAAAAGATGTTATAAATAAGCATGCTAAAAAGAATGCAATGATACCGGTGATTACTGTTGCTGGTGCAATGGTGATAGGTTTGTTATCAGGAACCGTTATTGTGGAAGTGATTTTCAATAGAATAGGAATGGGTAGGTTTACCGCGCAGGCTGCAACTCAACTTGATTATGCTGCGATTCTTGGTGGTGTGTTGTTCTATTCTACTGTTTTAATAGTTGGTAATCTAATAATAGATATACTTTACGCTGCAATAGATCCAAGAATAAGACTTGGTTAA
- the uvrC gene encoding excinuclease ABC subunit UvrC: MLDRSVLNKIPEKPGVYMFKKNSEIIYIGKAKNLKKRISSHLAKREEKSALIVSESNEIETILVLNEREALLLEAVLIYKHKPKYNVMLKGAEYYPYIRISNDLFPYVEVVRNKRQSGTHFGPYTNVSFAKLLVEILQKIFRFRTCKKDLMKVKRSCMEYHLGLCSAPCVKVIDEKGYTAIIENLKRTLSGDFKFVREFVTKKMEHHARMLDFENAAKYRDMMNSFDEVIKSQGIILSDNRNVDYIAYEDNKFVVIKMRGGILLSKLIYEADVDIEEFLYQFYYGKGSDLPERIVIKDRGKLSFEIPITLPEDESDEILLKIAFENLMIELEKAVISREILKQMKEILGLKKLPVIIEGTDISHLFGKHTVASLVVFENGKPLKEKYRRYKLGNILDDYESLRVFVKRRYSKHEIPDLVFVDGGKGQVNVVKNTLKELGKDVPVVGLAKENETIVTENGMISLPDDHPVLRAFIKIRDETHRLANTYNQKLRESSLRSTILDSIEGIGPKRKKKLLKHFGTIDDIRQASMEELEKVIGKKLARRIKEEL, from the coding sequence GTGCTGGATCGTTCTGTACTGAATAAAATTCCTGAAAAACCAGGAGTTTATATGTTTAAAAAAAATTCTGAAATTATATACATTGGAAAGGCCAAAAATCTTAAAAAACGTATTTCTTCACATCTGGCAAAAAGAGAAGAAAAAAGTGCTCTGATAGTTTCAGAATCAAATGAGATTGAAACAATTTTAGTTCTCAATGAACGTGAAGCTCTTTTGCTTGAGGCCGTTCTTATTTACAAACATAAACCAAAATACAATGTGATGCTAAAGGGAGCTGAATATTATCCATATATTAGAATAAGCAACGATCTATTTCCTTATGTTGAAGTGGTGAGGAACAAAAGACAATCTGGTACTCATTTTGGACCTTATACGAATGTATCTTTTGCAAAATTGCTTGTCGAAATACTGCAAAAGATTTTTAGATTTAGGACGTGTAAAAAGGATTTGATGAAAGTTAAAAGAAGTTGCATGGAATATCATTTAGGACTTTGCAGTGCACCCTGTGTAAAAGTGATTGATGAGAAAGGTTATACTGCTATTATTGAAAATTTGAAAAGAACACTTTCTGGAGATTTTAAATTTGTACGAGAGTTTGTTACAAAAAAAATGGAACATCATGCAAGAATGCTTGATTTTGAAAACGCTGCAAAATATAGAGATATGATGAATAGTTTTGATGAAGTGATAAAATCTCAGGGAATTATTCTTTCGGATAATCGTAATGTTGATTACATAGCCTATGAAGATAATAAGTTTGTTGTTATAAAAATGCGTGGAGGTATTCTTTTATCAAAGCTCATTTATGAAGCAGATGTGGATATTGAAGAGTTTCTGTATCAATTTTATTATGGGAAGGGAAGCGATCTTCCTGAAAGAATAGTTATAAAAGATCGTGGAAAATTGTCTTTCGAAATTCCGATAACCTTACCAGAGGATGAATCTGATGAAATTCTTTTGAAAATAGCATTTGAAAATCTGATGATTGAACTTGAAAAGGCTGTTATTTCGAGAGAGATATTGAAGCAAATGAAAGAAATACTTGGCTTAAAAAAACTCCCGGTGATTATAGAGGGAACAGATATTTCACATCTTTTTGGAAAACACACCGTTGCATCTCTTGTAGTTTTTGAAAATGGGAAACCTTTAAAGGAGAAATATAGGCGTTATAAACTTGGGAATATTCTTGATGATTATGAAAGCTTAAGGGTATTTGTAAAAAGGAGATATAGTAAACATGAAATTCCAGACTTAGTTTTTGTAGACGGTGGTAAAGGTCAGGTAAATGTTGTAAAAAATACCTTAAAAGAATTGGGAAAAGATGTTCCAGTAGTTGGACTGGCCAAAGAAAATGAGACAATAGTTACCGAAAATGGAATGATATCTTTACCAGACGATCATCCAGTGTTAAGAGCTTTTATAAAAATTAGAGACGAAACGCATCGCCTTGCCAATACTTATAACCAGAAATTACGTGAAAGCAGTTTAAGAAGCACCATTCTTGATAGTATAGAAGGAATAGGACCTAAAAGAAAGAAAAAACTTTTGAAACATTTTGGAACAATTGATGACATAAGACAGGCAAGTATGGAAGAACTGGAAAAAGTGATTGGGAAAAAATTAGCAAGAAGGATTAAAGAAGAGTTATAG
- a CDS encoding FeoA family protein, producing MTLDRVLPGLRVRIVKIRESDVSNRILGIGIIPDVEIEVVRSSPMGDPRLYRVFNKLVTLRNSEAKLIEVEFLSNFVPLAYVSDGKFEVVKLLGGKMFQLKVKRFGITPGTILDITNGEVFINSTKIDLGFGIKEKIIVRRL from the coding sequence ATGACGCTTGATAGAGTATTGCCTGGTTTAAGAGTTAGAATAGTGAAAATAAGAGAGAGCGACGTGTCGAATAGAATACTTGGAATAGGAATTATTCCAGATGTTGAAATAGAAGTTGTGCGTTCGTCTCCCATGGGTGATCCACGTCTTTATCGCGTTTTTAACAAATTGGTTACTCTTCGAAACTCTGAAGCAAAGCTTATTGAAGTAGAATTTTTGAGCAATTTTGTTCCCCTTGCTTATGTTTCCGATGGAAAATTTGAGGTTGTAAAACTTCTTGGAGGAAAAATGTTTCAACTGAAAGTTAAGAGGTTCGGGATAACTCCTGGTACAATTTTAGATATCACCAACGGGGAAGTGTTTATTAATTCAACAAAAATAGATTTAGGATTTGGAATTAAAGAGAAGATAATTGTTAGGAGGTTGTAG
- the gcvH gene encoding glycine cleavage system protein GcvH, whose translation MKKYTKTHEWIDTDTGYMGITEHAQKELGDIVYVDLPEVDKEVEKGEIILSIESVKAATDVYAPVSGKVVEINEELETSPELVNEDAEGKGWLVKIEISDPAQLDELFDKDEYLKFIESEGE comes from the coding sequence ATGAAAAAATACACAAAGACTCATGAATGGATTGATACAGATACTGGTTACATGGGTATAACAGAACATGCTCAAAAAGAGTTGGGGGATATAGTTTATGTGGATTTGCCTGAAGTTGATAAAGAGGTCGAAAAAGGTGAAATAATCTTATCAATAGAAAGTGTTAAAGCTGCAACAGATGTTTATGCTCCAGTTTCAGGAAAAGTAGTAGAAATAAATGAAGAACTCGAAACTTCTCCAGAGCTTGTTAATGAAGATGCAGAAGGCAAAGGATGGCTTGTAAAAATTGAAATTTCAGATCCTGCCCAGTTAGATGAGCTTTTTGACAAAGATGAATATTTAAAATTTATCGAAAGTGAAGGTGAATAA